From a region of the Sinorhizobium sp. B11 genome:
- a CDS encoding PAN domain-containing protein — translation MRKLLQSAAVSAALCVTTMVSPAAASEKVFGPFVVDDAKPDVISMNGDIDVGSALNFRRALHAAPGAKLVTLNSSGGAVQMGLLMADDIHERKLATYIPKDSACLSACAYMFLAGVERRVDGKLGVHQISSDTSDLVGAQLTISDIIDVLNRFDTPVDVLSVMFKTPPNDMHVFTPEEIEQYRLNRTGDGSKPSAAGTSAAPDTSLPAPNTTSTTGSTTQPVTPEQPHSTETTVSTTPTPQTQAKLSPIEEFTKRPNRIAIYTGLDLFGDDISSTRASDAAECAQSCLVMNGQCKAFTFNANPKITRGPNCFLKSSAGRADGNSVAFSGRFLSGADADPPTFALGTIDPQSALFHDVDFRGGDLSPRPHSTAKTPLDCRLACVDDNRCMAFSYNYSKKQCWLKGSIGTPIPGKGIVSGLKKFQNFSPAKIISLN, via the coding sequence ATGCGTAAATTGCTTCAATCTGCCGCGGTGAGCGCTGCGCTATGTGTAACAACAATGGTCAGCCCTGCAGCCGCGTCTGAGAAAGTCTTTGGTCCGTTTGTCGTGGATGACGCCAAGCCAGATGTCATATCGATGAACGGCGATATCGACGTCGGCTCAGCACTCAACTTCCGGCGGGCTCTTCACGCAGCCCCCGGCGCTAAACTTGTTACCTTGAACAGCTCAGGCGGCGCCGTGCAGATGGGTCTGCTAATGGCAGACGACATTCATGAGCGAAAGCTCGCGACCTACATCCCGAAAGACAGTGCATGCCTATCCGCATGTGCTTATATGTTTCTTGCCGGTGTCGAGCGCAGGGTCGACGGCAAGCTGGGCGTGCATCAGATTTCCTCTGATACCTCTGATCTTGTGGGAGCGCAGCTCACGATTTCCGACATCATTGACGTCCTCAACCGCTTCGACACTCCTGTGGACGTGTTGAGCGTCATGTTCAAGACGCCGCCGAATGACATGCATGTCTTCACGCCAGAAGAGATTGAGCAGTATAGGCTCAATCGAACTGGGGATGGGTCAAAGCCCTCTGCCGCGGGCACATCGGCAGCACCAGATACATCTCTGCCCGCCCCAAACACGACGAGCACAACGGGATCAACTACGCAGCCGGTGACGCCGGAGCAGCCGCACTCGACAGAGACAACGGTAAGCACAACGCCGACGCCGCAGACACAAGCGAAACTCTCACCGATCGAAGAGTTCACAAAGCGTCCAAACCGGATCGCCATCTATACCGGCTTAGATCTCTTCGGCGACGACATTTCTTCTACCCGAGCAAGCGACGCTGCCGAATGTGCTCAGAGTTGCCTGGTCATGAACGGTCAATGCAAGGCGTTCACCTTCAACGCCAACCCAAAGATTACAAGAGGGCCGAACTGCTTCCTCAAATCCAGTGCGGGCCGGGCAGATGGTAACAGTGTCGCATTCTCAGGCCGATTCCTCAGCGGCGCCGACGCCGACCCGCCCACATTCGCTCTTGGAACGATCGATCCCCAGAGTGCACTCTTTCACGATGTTGACTTTCGAGGCGGCGATCTCTCCCCGCGCCCTCATAGCACTGCCAAGACGCCACTCGACTGTCGCCTCGCCTGCGTTGACGACAATCGCTGCATGGCATTTTCCTACAATTACTCGAAGAAGCAGTGCTGGCTGAAAGGATCCATTGGCACACCCATACCGGGCAAGGGAATTGTCAGCGGGCTTAAGAAGTTTCAGAACTTCTCGCCCGCGAAAATCATCAGCTTGAACTAA
- a CDS encoding recombinase family protein produces MKLIGYARVSTVEQNLDLQISALQVAGCLEIFTDQGLSGADFQRPGLRKALRKIQHGDMLVVWRLDRLGRSLVDLIQTVSALSKRGCEFRSLTENIDTSSSGGRLLFHVMGAMAEFERSIISERTKAGMEAARARGSRIGRRPSMTDAQTADARRAVEVDLEPISEVAARYKVHPKTLARVIRVTQAEQHSSPILEETHGRVGQAKCWDVTSASVEPASERL; encoded by the coding sequence ATGAAACTGATCGGATATGCTCGTGTCTCAACGGTCGAGCAGAACCTGGATTTGCAGATCTCGGCCCTTCAGGTGGCTGGATGCTTGGAGATCTTTACGGACCAAGGATTGTCGGGTGCGGATTTCCAGCGTCCAGGCTTGAGAAAAGCGCTTCGAAAGATACAACATGGAGACATGCTCGTAGTCTGGCGGCTCGATCGCTTGGGGCGTTCTCTGGTCGACTTGATCCAGACCGTGAGCGCGCTTTCGAAGCGCGGCTGCGAATTCCGTTCATTGACGGAGAACATCGACACCTCTTCGTCGGGTGGCAGACTGTTGTTCCACGTCATGGGTGCCATGGCCGAGTTCGAGCGCTCGATCATCAGTGAGCGCACCAAAGCAGGGATGGAAGCCGCGAGAGCACGAGGATCTCGGATCGGGCGCCGTCCGTCAATGACCGACGCGCAAACCGCTGATGCCCGGCGCGCTGTCGAAGTCGACCTGGAGCCGATCTCTGAAGTGGCGGCACGATACAAGGTCCATCCCAAAACGCTGGCTCGCGTCATTCGCGTAACCCAAGCCGAACAGCATTCCAGCCCAATCCTCGAAGAGACTCATGGGCGCGTGGGGCAAGCCAAATGCTGGGATGTAACGTCAGCGTCGGTCGAGCCAGCCAGCGAGCGTCTGTGA
- a CDS encoding site-specific integrase, whose translation MPTIRKLRGRWQAQVRRRGMKPRAKSFDSKTEAEKWARELESQVDRFGAAPDTKILETTTLGDLLKRYKIEVSPTKRGCVQEIQRIDVLERHEIAHRTLVGLSQPDIASFRDERLSSVAPSTAVREMAILSHVIEVAMRDWGFPLSRNVVKLVRRPIIRNERKRRLEGDEEQRLLDGCDGGKIAFMKTLLIVAIETGMRRSEILGLKWNNVSHNRRVITLEMTKNGSGREVPMSQRAFDAITDWKSRADSDQPRVFPMAPGSLEQAWYRLLVRAKVTGLRFHDLRHEGVSRLFERGLNIIEVSSISGHKELRMLKRYTHLSADDLVTRLG comes from the coding sequence ATGCCGACGATCAGAAAACTCAGAGGCCGCTGGCAAGCACAAGTGCGGCGACGCGGTATGAAGCCTCGGGCAAAGAGCTTTGATAGTAAGACCGAGGCCGAGAAGTGGGCGCGCGAGCTGGAAAGCCAGGTCGATCGTTTTGGTGCCGCGCCCGACACCAAGATATTGGAGACCACTACGCTCGGCGACTTGCTCAAGCGTTACAAGATTGAAGTATCACCGACAAAGCGCGGCTGCGTGCAAGAAATCCAGCGCATTGACGTGCTTGAACGTCATGAGATCGCGCACCGGACATTGGTCGGGCTTTCACAGCCTGACATCGCATCTTTCCGCGACGAGCGCCTTAGCAGTGTGGCTCCATCTACCGCGGTTCGCGAAATGGCGATCCTTAGTCACGTAATCGAAGTCGCGATGCGCGACTGGGGCTTTCCTCTCAGCCGCAACGTGGTCAAGCTGGTTCGACGGCCCATCATTCGGAACGAGCGCAAGCGCCGCTTGGAAGGCGACGAGGAGCAGCGCCTGCTCGACGGGTGCGACGGCGGCAAGATCGCGTTCATGAAGACGCTGCTTATTGTTGCCATTGAGACCGGGATGCGCCGCAGCGAGATCCTCGGTTTGAAATGGAATAACGTCTCTCACAACCGCCGCGTCATCACGCTGGAGATGACGAAGAATGGGTCCGGTCGGGAGGTGCCGATGTCGCAGCGTGCGTTTGATGCAATAACGGATTGGAAGTCGCGGGCGGATTCGGACCAGCCTCGTGTGTTTCCGATGGCTCCAGGGTCGCTGGAGCAAGCTTGGTATCGTCTTCTTGTCCGGGCCAAGGTCACAGGGCTGAGGTTTCACGATCTTCGCCACGAGGGCGTTAGCCGTCTATTCGAACGTGGGCTGAACATCATCGAGGTAAGCAGCATCTCGGGTCACAAAGAACTTCGGATGTTGAAGCGCTACACCCACCTGTCTGCCGACGATCTTGTCACTCGCCTCGGATGA
- a CDS encoding restriction endonuclease produces the protein MSKAWMVRAERDGRLFDAFKEKSAVAIGWNKVGDLSSVKSRKAIADLVSASWPETKPQSVAMAAGQLHRFVNEIEIGDMVVTYNPSRRVYLLGEIAGPYRYDTSVDPEDAQYRPVRWQGEVSRDLLSVESRNSLGAISTLFRISNEVAAELRKALISGHPAKPEIIAAATESTEGDLFKSMESRAHEFIKDKVSALPWDDMQELVAGILRSLGYKTRVSEAGPDRGKDIVASPDGFGFESPRIVVEVKHRNGAMGAPDVRSFLGGRHPQDKGLYVSTGGFTREARYEAERANIPLALMDLDDLVKSLLEQYDKLDLETQQLVPLKRILIPAWT, from the coding sequence ATGAGCAAAGCATGGATGGTGCGCGCTGAGCGCGATGGACGGCTCTTCGATGCGTTCAAGGAGAAATCGGCCGTCGCAATCGGCTGGAATAAGGTTGGCGATCTTTCGAGCGTCAAATCGCGAAAAGCAATCGCGGATCTTGTCAGTGCGTCCTGGCCCGAAACGAAGCCGCAGTCGGTCGCCATGGCTGCCGGGCAGTTGCACCGCTTCGTGAATGAGATCGAGATCGGCGACATGGTCGTCACTTACAATCCTTCTCGCCGTGTTTATTTGCTTGGTGAGATCGCTGGTCCATACCGCTACGATACGTCGGTAGACCCGGAGGATGCCCAATATCGGCCCGTGCGGTGGCAAGGTGAGGTCAGTCGCGATCTTCTTTCTGTCGAGAGCCGCAACAGCCTTGGCGCCATTTCTACTCTCTTCCGGATATCGAATGAGGTTGCTGCTGAGTTGAGAAAAGCGCTTATCTCTGGTCACCCGGCAAAGCCAGAGATCATTGCGGCGGCAACTGAGTCCACCGAGGGGGACCTCTTCAAATCGATGGAGAGCCGCGCGCATGAGTTCATTAAGGACAAGGTCAGCGCACTCCCATGGGATGACATGCAGGAGCTAGTCGCCGGCATCTTGCGCTCGCTGGGCTACAAGACACGCGTTTCGGAAGCAGGCCCCGATCGCGGGAAGGACATAGTTGCTTCGCCAGATGGTTTCGGTTTTGAATCGCCACGCATTGTGGTTGAAGTGAAGCACCGAAACGGCGCTATGGGCGCCCCAGATGTCCGAAGCTTCCTCGGCGGGCGCCATCCACAGGATAAAGGGCTGTATGTCAGCACTGGCGGATTCACGCGTGAAGCGCGCTACGAGGCAGAGCGGGCGAACATACCGCTCGCTTTGATGGACCTAGACGATCTCGTGAAAAGTCTTCTTGAACAATACGATAAACTGGACCTTGAAACGCAGCAATTAGTGCCATTGAAGCGAATTTTGATACCGGCGTGGACATGA